From a single Rutidosis leptorrhynchoides isolate AG116_Rl617_1_P2 chromosome 5, CSIRO_AGI_Rlap_v1, whole genome shotgun sequence genomic region:
- the LOC139850430 gene encoding uncharacterized protein isoform X2: MVNPKVKSGSSTTSPTVPELISELRSSFFASDFQILATKFTEHEEIMDKRYNELKNKSEEEKNLLLSEKLKLKKDLKKKETETEALKKENDECEKKVRVCKKLYMDLIKRVIVLEEKAEEFEEMSRPDLSNKKGHSTKRTETKLQEIIEIVDNDDDDDVVDDDDQYIGTLKRKRVAEEIKKRYNSDLESSSSVKTKRASKDSNSDYVDYNQTVTQKRKNLEESPSQQITSTDTKKVEKSTAAKMKIRKEKWESEDDMMKDFEKDDQLCLDAVCAMRRQKVIVHGSDIARYAKLTRLLMDGDLLNKPQKKASELDLCDLDDCRVLARIYKSQIFGIYERKIDPFFPT; encoded by the exons ATGGTTAACCCGAAAGTAAAATCCGGGTCGAGTACAACATCACCAACAGTACCCGAGCTCATATCTGAGCTCCGATCATCCTTCTTTGCTTCCGATTTTCAAATTTTAGCAACCAAATTTACAGAGCATGAAGAGATCATGGACAAAAGGTACAATGAGCTTAAAAACAAGTCTGAAGAAGAAAAAAACTTGTTGCTttctgaaaaattgaagttgaagaAAGATTTGAAGAAGAAAGAAACTGAAACTGAAGCATTGAAAAAGGAAAATGATGAGTGTGAGAAAAAAGTTAGGGTTTGTAAAAAGTTGTATATGGATTTAATAAAAAGGGTTATTGTGCTTGAGGAAAAAGCTGAAGAATTTGAAG AAATGAGTAGACCTGATTTGTCTAACAAAAAGGGACATTCAACAAAAAGAACAGAAACGAAACTTCAAGAGATCATCGAAATagtagataatgatgatgatgatgatgttgttgatgatgatgatcagTATATTGGGACATTGAAAAGAAAACGGGTTGCTGAAGAAATTAAAAAAAGATATAACAGTGATCTGGAGTCTTCCTCTTCAGTGAAAACAAAGCGGGCTTCAAAGGATAGTAATAGTGATTACGTTGACTATAATCAGACGGTAACTCAAAAAAGGAAGAATCTTGAGGAATCGCCTAGTCAACAGATAACTTCTACGGATACGAAGAAAGTTGAAAAGTCAACTGCTGCTAAAATGAAGATACGAAAAGAAAAATGGGAATCTGAGGATGACATGATGAAAGATTTTGAGAAAGATGATCAACTTTGTTTAGATGCTGTATGTGCTATGCGCAGACAAAAAGTTATTGTTCATGGTTCTGATATAGCAAG ATACGCTAAGCTGACGAGGTTGCTTATGGACGGGGATTTACTAAACAAGCCGCAGAAAAAAGCTTCAGAGTTGGATCTTTGTGATCTTGATGACTGTCGAGTACTTGCTAGGATATATAAATCACAAATCTTTGGCATCTACGAGAGGAAAATTGACCCGTTCTTCCCAACATGA
- the LOC139850430 gene encoding uncharacterized protein isoform X1, which produces MVNPKVKSGSSTTSPTVPELISELRSSFFASDFQILATKFTEHEEIMDKRYNELKNKSEEEKNLLLSEKLKLKKDLKKKETETEALKKENDECEKKVRVCKKLYMDLIKRVIVLEEKAEEFEGNQPQMTAHAEMSRPDLSNKKGHSTKRTETKLQEIIEIVDNDDDDDVVDDDDQYIGTLKRKRVAEEIKKRYNSDLESSSSVKTKRASKDSNSDYVDYNQTVTQKRKNLEESPSQQITSTDTKKVEKSTAAKMKIRKEKWESEDDMMKDFEKDDQLCLDAVCAMRRQKVIVHGSDIARYAKLTRLLMDGDLLNKPQKKASELDLCDLDDCRVLARIYKSQIFGIYERKIDPFFPT; this is translated from the exons ATGGTTAACCCGAAAGTAAAATCCGGGTCGAGTACAACATCACCAACAGTACCCGAGCTCATATCTGAGCTCCGATCATCCTTCTTTGCTTCCGATTTTCAAATTTTAGCAACCAAATTTACAGAGCATGAAGAGATCATGGACAAAAGGTACAATGAGCTTAAAAACAAGTCTGAAGAAGAAAAAAACTTGTTGCTttctgaaaaattgaagttgaagaAAGATTTGAAGAAGAAAGAAACTGAAACTGAAGCATTGAAAAAGGAAAATGATGAGTGTGAGAAAAAAGTTAGGGTTTGTAAAAAGTTGTATATGGATTTAATAAAAAGGGTTATTGTGCTTGAGGAAAAAGCTGAAGAATTTGAAGGTAATCAGCCACAAATGACTGCTCATGCTG AAATGAGTAGACCTGATTTGTCTAACAAAAAGGGACATTCAACAAAAAGAACAGAAACGAAACTTCAAGAGATCATCGAAATagtagataatgatgatgatgatgatgttgttgatgatgatgatcagTATATTGGGACATTGAAAAGAAAACGGGTTGCTGAAGAAATTAAAAAAAGATATAACAGTGATCTGGAGTCTTCCTCTTCAGTGAAAACAAAGCGGGCTTCAAAGGATAGTAATAGTGATTACGTTGACTATAATCAGACGGTAACTCAAAAAAGGAAGAATCTTGAGGAATCGCCTAGTCAACAGATAACTTCTACGGATACGAAGAAAGTTGAAAAGTCAACTGCTGCTAAAATGAAGATACGAAAAGAAAAATGGGAATCTGAGGATGACATGATGAAAGATTTTGAGAAAGATGATCAACTTTGTTTAGATGCTGTATGTGCTATGCGCAGACAAAAAGTTATTGTTCATGGTTCTGATATAGCAAG ATACGCTAAGCTGACGAGGTTGCTTATGGACGGGGATTTACTAAACAAGCCGCAGAAAAAAGCTTCAGAGTTGGATCTTTGTGATCTTGATGACTGTCGAGTACTTGCTAGGATATATAAATCACAAATCTTTGGCATCTACGAGAGGAAAATTGACCCGTTCTTCCCAACATGA